In a genomic window of Streptomyces sp. SJL17-4:
- a CDS encoding NCS1 family nucleobase:cation symporter-1 encodes MTATVPPERSADPSELAAPGGRVELVPGTAPADPRFVNEDLLPVPVAQRRWSTYNFAALWVGMAHNIPSWMLASGLVALGMDWKQAVLTIALANVVVLLPMLLTGHAGPKYGIPFPVLARASFGLRGANLPALIRAGVACAWFGIQTWIGGQGIFVLLDKVFGGGWADASRIGGQPWTLWLCFVLFWALELAIIYRGMEALRRFENWAAPFVIVGALVLLGWIAVKAGGLGPLLDQPSKLGWGADFWPVFFPALMGMIAFWATLSLNIPDFTRFGAGQRAQVWGQSLGLPTTMTLFALLSVLVTSGSQAVYGAPVWDPVALAAKSDNVFGLLFALVTVLVATLSVNIAANVVSPAYDLANLAPKLVDFRTGALITGVVGVLIMPWKLTATPELYIFTWLGLVGGLLGTVAGILIADYWLVRRTVLDLAGLYRADGPYWYRGGWNPAAVLAFAVGGVLAVGGSHSAPGTGPFPEDGLIPFLKPLSDYGWAVGLAASLLLYTALMRRGGAGRSSARSS; translated from the coding sequence ATGACCGCGACAGTCCCCCCGGAAAGATCCGCAGACCCCTCCGAACTCGCCGCACCCGGCGGCCGCGTCGAGCTCGTTCCCGGCACCGCCCCCGCCGACCCCCGCTTCGTCAACGAGGACCTGCTCCCCGTCCCCGTCGCCCAACGCCGCTGGAGCACCTACAACTTCGCCGCCCTCTGGGTCGGCATGGCCCACAACATCCCCTCCTGGATGCTCGCCTCCGGTCTCGTCGCCCTCGGCATGGACTGGAAGCAGGCGGTGCTCACCATCGCCCTCGCCAATGTCGTCGTCCTGCTGCCGATGCTGCTCACCGGGCACGCCGGACCCAAGTACGGCATCCCCTTCCCCGTCCTCGCCCGCGCCTCCTTCGGTCTGCGCGGAGCGAACCTGCCCGCCCTCATCCGGGCCGGGGTCGCCTGCGCCTGGTTCGGCATCCAGACGTGGATCGGCGGCCAGGGCATCTTCGTCCTGCTCGACAAGGTCTTCGGCGGCGGCTGGGCGGACGCGTCGAGGATCGGCGGCCAGCCGTGGACCCTCTGGCTCTGCTTCGTCCTCTTCTGGGCCCTCGAACTCGCCATCATCTACCGGGGGATGGAGGCCCTGCGCCGCTTCGAGAACTGGGCCGCCCCCTTCGTCATCGTCGGTGCGCTCGTCCTCCTCGGCTGGATCGCCGTCAAGGCCGGCGGCCTCGGGCCGCTGCTCGACCAGCCGTCGAAGCTCGGCTGGGGCGCCGACTTCTGGCCCGTCTTCTTCCCCGCCCTCATGGGCATGATCGCCTTCTGGGCGACGCTCAGTCTCAACATCCCCGACTTCACCCGCTTCGGCGCCGGCCAGCGCGCGCAGGTCTGGGGTCAGAGCCTCGGACTCCCCACCACCATGACCCTGTTCGCGCTGCTCTCGGTGCTCGTCACCTCCGGCTCGCAGGCCGTGTACGGGGCGCCCGTCTGGGACCCGGTGGCGCTGGCGGCCAAGAGCGACAACGTCTTCGGGCTGCTCTTCGCCCTGGTGACCGTGTTGGTGGCGACCCTCTCCGTGAACATCGCGGCGAACGTCGTCTCCCCGGCGTACGACCTCGCCAACCTCGCCCCGAAACTGGTCGACTTCCGTACGGGCGCGCTGATCACCGGTGTCGTGGGCGTGCTCATCATGCCGTGGAAGCTCACCGCCACGCCCGAGCTGTACATCTTCACCTGGCTCGGCCTGGTCGGCGGTCTCCTCGGTACGGTCGCGGGCATCCTGATCGCCGACTACTGGCTCGTCCGCCGTACCGTCCTCGACCTGGCGGGGCTCTACCGGGCCGACGGGCCCTACTGGTACCGGGGAGGCTGGAACCCGGCGGCGGTGCTCGCCTTCGCGGTCGGCGGCGTCCTCGCCGTCGGGGGCTCCCACTCCGCCCCGGGCACCGGCCCCTTCCCCGAGGACGGTCTGATCCCCTTCCTGAAACCCCTGTCCGACTACGGCTGGGCCGTCGGTCTCGCCGCCTCCCTGCTCCTCTACACCGCCCTCATGAGGCGCGGGGGAGCCGGCCGATCGTCCGCTCGATCCAGCTGA
- a CDS encoding TIGR03842 family LLM class F420-dependent oxidoreductase — MDFGLVLQTDPPASQVVGLMRRAERNGFRYGWTFDSAVLWQEPFVIYSQILEHTTKLHVGPMVTNPGTRTWEVTASTFATLNDMFGNRTVCGIGRGDSAMRVAGRRPNTLARLGEAIDVIRDLAEGREATVDGNPIHIPWIKNGKLPVWMAAYGPKALALAGQKADGFILQLADPFLTEWMVKAVRQAATDAGRDPDALTICVAAPAYVTADDSPQALAHARDQCRWFGGMVGNHVADLVAKYGEHSDMVPEELTAYIKDRHGYDYSHHGRAGNPDTQFVPDEIVDRFCLLGPAEAHIEKLRRLREMGVDQFAVYAMHDAKETTIDAYGSEIIPTLR, encoded by the coding sequence TTGGACTTCGGACTCGTCCTGCAGACCGACCCGCCCGCCTCGCAGGTCGTCGGGCTGATGCGCCGGGCGGAACGCAACGGCTTCCGCTACGGCTGGACCTTCGACTCCGCCGTGCTGTGGCAGGAACCCTTCGTCATCTACAGCCAGATCCTCGAACACACCACCAAGCTGCACGTGGGCCCGATGGTCACCAACCCGGGGACCCGTACATGGGAGGTGACCGCCTCCACCTTCGCCACGCTCAACGACATGTTCGGCAACCGGACGGTCTGCGGCATCGGCCGCGGCGACTCGGCGATGCGCGTCGCCGGACGCAGGCCCAACACCCTGGCCCGCCTCGGCGAGGCCATCGACGTCATCCGCGACCTGGCGGAGGGCCGTGAGGCGACGGTGGACGGCAACCCGATCCACATCCCCTGGATCAAGAACGGCAAGCTGCCCGTCTGGATGGCGGCGTACGGCCCCAAGGCACTCGCCCTCGCCGGGCAGAAGGCCGACGGCTTCATCCTCCAGCTGGCCGACCCGTTCCTCACGGAGTGGATGGTCAAGGCGGTCCGCCAGGCCGCCACCGACGCCGGCCGCGACCCCGACGCGCTCACCATCTGCGTGGCCGCGCCCGCCTACGTCACCGCCGACGACTCCCCGCAGGCCCTGGCCCACGCCCGCGACCAGTGCCGCTGGTTCGGCGGCATGGTCGGCAACCACGTCGCCGACCTGGTCGCCAAGTACGGCGAGCACTCCGACATGGTCCCCGAGGAGCTCACCGCGTACATCAAGGACCGGCACGGCTACGACTACTCCCACCACGGCCGCGCCGGGAACCCCGACACCCAGTTCGTTCCCGACGAGATCGTCGACCGCTTCTGCCTCCTGGGCCCGGCCGAGGCCCACATCGAGAAGCTGCGGCGGCTGCGGGAGATGGGCGTGGACCAGTTCGCCGTGTACGCCATGCACGACGCGAAGGAGACCACGATCGACGCCTACGGCTCCGAGATCATCCCCACCCTTCGCTGA
- a CDS encoding metallophosphoesterase, whose product MIVIAHVSDIHVDLEQRSTDRTRAVMRYLEELPYDLAAVLVTGDIADNAAADEYALARELLTSRHPLLVCPGNHDDRDVFRKVLLPETLGTRPYAPVNQVLRGEGFVIALCDSSVPGKHEGHLEDETLEWLDGVLDATPRDVPVLVGFHHPPVPLHTPYVDEIRQFGEERLAALAERHPHLTAFLAGHAHTGAATTFAGRPLLVAPGVVSSIRLPWERPVTHPHVHLDQPPALAFHVLGDDGRLTTHYRPVVV is encoded by the coding sequence GTGATCGTCATCGCGCATGTCAGTGACATCCATGTCGACCTGGAGCAGCGCAGCACCGACCGCACCCGTGCGGTCATGCGCTACCTGGAGGAACTGCCGTACGACCTGGCGGCCGTGCTCGTCACCGGCGACATCGCCGACAATGCGGCAGCGGACGAATACGCCCTCGCCCGGGAGCTGCTGACCTCCCGTCACCCGCTGCTCGTCTGCCCGGGGAACCACGACGACCGCGACGTCTTCCGGAAGGTCCTCCTCCCCGAGACGCTCGGGACGCGTCCGTACGCGCCCGTCAACCAGGTGCTCCGGGGCGAGGGCTTCGTCATCGCCCTCTGCGACTCGTCCGTGCCCGGCAAGCACGAGGGCCACCTCGAGGACGAGACCCTGGAGTGGCTGGACGGCGTCCTCGACGCCACCCCGCGCGACGTGCCCGTCCTCGTCGGCTTCCACCACCCGCCGGTCCCGCTGCACACCCCGTACGTGGACGAGATCCGGCAGTTCGGCGAGGAGCGGCTCGCCGCGCTCGCCGAGCGCCACCCGCACCTGACCGCCTTCCTCGCGGGCCACGCCCACACGGGCGCCGCCACGACCTTCGCCGGACGCCCGCTGCTCGTCGCGCCCGGGGTCGTCTCCTCGATCCGCCTCCCCTGGGAGCGCCCGGTGACGCATCCGCACGTCCACCTCGACCAGCCGCCCGCGCTCGCCTTCCACGTCCTGGGGGACGACGGCAGGCTGACCACCCACTACCGCCCGGTCGTGGTCTGA
- a CDS encoding biotin/lipoate A/B protein ligase family protein — protein sequence MHGAYHGEYKVPGGKLVVVDLDAEDGVLRNVRVAGDFFLEPDEAILAIDRALEGAPVDTDASGLAARIDAALPPGTRMFGLTTEGVGVAVRRALAHATDWTDYDWQLIHEPPQSPALHMALDEVITAEVAAGRRPPTLRVWEWGAPAVVIGSFQSLRNEVDPEAAERHGIQVVRRISGGGAMFIEPGNTITYSLSVPDALVQGLSFTDSYAYLDDWVLGALGDMGIRAWYQPLNDIATEAGKIAGAAQKRMVTGHGAVLHHVTMAYDIDADKMTEVLRIGREKLSDKGTKSAKKRVDPLRRQTGLPRETVIERMIASFRGRYGLSEGHVTEDELTRAKELAETKFGTAEWTGRVP from the coding sequence GTGCACGGCGCGTACCACGGTGAGTACAAGGTTCCCGGCGGCAAGCTGGTGGTCGTCGACCTCGACGCCGAGGACGGGGTCCTGCGGAACGTCCGGGTCGCGGGCGACTTCTTCCTCGAACCGGACGAGGCGATCCTGGCGATCGACCGCGCCCTGGAGGGCGCACCGGTCGACACCGACGCGTCCGGGCTCGCGGCACGGATCGACGCGGCGCTGCCGCCCGGCACGCGGATGTTCGGCCTGACCACGGAGGGGGTCGGGGTCGCGGTCCGCCGGGCACTCGCCCACGCCACGGACTGGACCGACTACGACTGGCAGCTGATCCACGAGCCGCCGCAGTCCCCCGCGCTGCACATGGCGCTCGACGAGGTGATCACGGCCGAGGTGGCGGCGGGCCGCCGGCCGCCGACCCTGCGGGTCTGGGAGTGGGGCGCCCCCGCGGTGGTCATCGGCAGCTTCCAGTCCCTCCGCAACGAGGTCGACCCGGAGGCGGCCGAGCGGCACGGCATCCAGGTGGTGCGCCGGATCAGCGGTGGCGGGGCGATGTTCATCGAGCCGGGCAACACGATCACGTACTCGCTCTCCGTGCCCGACGCCCTCGTCCAGGGGCTGTCGTTCACCGACAGCTACGCCTACCTCGACGACTGGGTGCTCGGCGCCCTCGGCGACATGGGCATCCGGGCCTGGTACCAGCCGCTCAACGACATCGCCACGGAGGCGGGCAAGATCGCGGGCGCGGCGCAGAAGCGGATGGTGACGGGCCACGGGGCGGTCCTGCACCACGTGACGATGGCGTACGACATCGACGCCGACAAGATGACGGAGGTGCTGCGGATCGGCCGCGAGAAGCTCTCCGACAAGGGCACGAAGAGCGCGAAGAAGCGGGTGGACCCGCTGCGGCGCCAGACGGGGCTGCCGCGCGAGACGGTCATCGAGCGGATGATCGCCTCCTTCCGGGGCCGGTACGGCCTGTCGGAAGGTCATGTCACGGAGGACGAGCTGACACGGGCGAAGGAGCTCGCGGAGACGAAGTTCGGGACGGCGGAGTGGACGGGACGGGTGCCGTAG
- a CDS encoding L-threonylcarbamoyladenylate synthase, translating into MAKYFDVHPDNPQPRTIGTVADSIRNGALVAYPTDSCYALGTRLGSRDGISRIRTIRDLDDRHHYTLMCQNFAQLGQLVHIDNDVFRAVKAATPGPYTFILPATKEVPRALLHPKKKTVGVRIPDHVVTQALLAELGEPLLSSTLLLPDEAEPLTQGWEIKERLDHLVDAVLDSGDCGTEPTTVVDFSSGEPEILRRGAGDTTRFE; encoded by the coding sequence ATGGCGAAGTACTTCGACGTGCACCCCGACAACCCCCAGCCGCGCACCATCGGCACGGTGGCCGACAGCATCCGGAACGGTGCGCTCGTCGCGTACCCGACCGACTCCTGCTACGCGCTGGGCACCCGACTCGGAAGCCGGGACGGCATCAGCCGCATCCGGACGATCCGCGACCTCGACGACCGGCATCACTACACGCTCATGTGCCAGAACTTCGCCCAGCTGGGCCAGCTCGTACACATCGACAACGACGTCTTCCGCGCGGTCAAGGCGGCGACCCCCGGCCCGTACACCTTCATCCTGCCCGCGACGAAGGAGGTGCCCCGGGCGCTCCTCCACCCCAAGAAGAAGACGGTCGGCGTCCGTATCCCCGACCACGTCGTCACCCAGGCCCTCCTCGCCGAACTCGGCGAACCACTGCTCTCCAGCACCCTGCTGCTGCCCGACGAGGCGGAGCCGCTCACCCAGGGCTGGGAGATCAAGGAGCGGCTCGACCACCTGGTGGACGCGGTCCTCGACTCCGGCGACTGCGGGACCGAACCCACCACCGTCGTCGACTTCTCCAGCGGCGAGCCCGAGATCCTGCGCCGCGGCGCGGGCGACACCACGCGGTTCGAGTAG
- a CDS encoding inositol monophosphatase family protein, with amino-acid sequence MSEEFLDLVLAGRTTDVEEAVRKAAAAEIMPRFRQLAADDIVEKNGPHDLVTVADRAAEAHLTEALTALLPGSVVVGEEAVHADPAVYDALRGDAPVWIVDPVDGTRQFVHGDPAFCTLVALAQHGELLASWTYAPALDEFAVAVRGRGATLNGQPLHSGSPAPGEVLEVATSHPDYTTPDQKRALLGLVTDGVSPRPCGSAGLEYLAVARGALDATAFSWEYAWDHAAGLLLVTEAGGTHTTLAGEPYRIVGGNALPFTAARDATTAKRIRSLLGGQ; translated from the coding sequence ATGAGTGAAGAGTTCCTTGACCTCGTCCTGGCCGGTCGTACGACCGACGTGGAGGAGGCGGTCCGCAAGGCGGCCGCCGCCGAGATCATGCCGCGCTTCCGGCAGCTCGCCGCCGACGACATCGTCGAGAAGAACGGTCCGCACGACCTGGTCACCGTCGCCGACCGGGCCGCCGAGGCCCATCTCACGGAGGCCCTGACCGCCCTGCTCCCCGGCTCGGTGGTGGTCGGCGAGGAGGCGGTCCACGCCGACCCCGCCGTCTACGACGCCCTGCGCGGCGACGCCCCCGTCTGGATCGTCGACCCCGTCGACGGCACCCGCCAGTTCGTCCACGGCGACCCCGCCTTCTGCACCCTCGTCGCGCTCGCCCAGCACGGCGAGCTGCTCGCCTCCTGGACGTACGCACCGGCCCTCGACGAGTTCGCCGTGGCGGTACGCGGCCGGGGCGCCACGCTCAACGGGCAGCCGCTGCACTCCGGTTCACCCGCCCCCGGCGAGGTCCTGGAGGTCGCCACCTCGCACCCCGACTACACCACCCCGGACCAGAAGCGCGCCCTGCTCGGACTGGTCACCGACGGCGTCAGCCCCCGGCCCTGCGGCTCCGCCGGACTGGAGTACCTGGCCGTGGCGCGCGGCGCGCTCGACGCCACCGCCTTCTCCTGGGAGTACGCGTGGGACCACGCGGCCGGACTGCTCCTCGTCACCGAGGCGGGCGGCACCCACACGACCCTCGCGGGCGAGCCCTACCGGATCGTCGGGGGGAACGCGCTGCCGTTCACCGCGGCCCGGGACGCGACGACCGCCAAGCGGATTCGGAGCCTCCTCGGGGGGCAGTGA
- the hydA gene encoding dihydropyrimidinase encodes MSTRTVIRGGLVVTAADELHADVLIEDGRVVALAAHGSDAAAAWTADRTIDATDRYVLPGGVDAHTHMELPFGGTFASDTFETGTRAAAWGGTTTIVDFAVQSVGHTLREGLDAWYAKADGNCAIDYAFHMILSDVNEHTLKEMDRLVQEGITSFKLFMAYPGVFYSDDGKILRAMQRSADNGGLIMMHAENGIAIDVLVEQALARGETDPRYHGEVRKALLEAEATHRAIQLARVAGAPLYVVHVSAEEAVAEIAAARDKGLPVFGETCPQYLFLSTDNLAEPGFEGAKYVCSTPLRPQEHQAALWRGLRTNDLQVVSTDHCPFCFTGQKDLGRGDFSKIPNGLPGVENRMDLLHQAVVDGHISRRRWIEIACATPARMFGLYPQKGTIAPGADADVVIYDPHAVQTLSVETHHMNVDYSAYEGKTVTGQVETVLSRGEVVIEQRKYVGNAGHGTFVPRSTCQYLN; translated from the coding sequence GTGAGCACCCGAACCGTCATCCGGGGCGGCCTCGTCGTCACCGCCGCCGACGAACTCCACGCCGACGTGCTGATCGAGGACGGCCGCGTGGTCGCCCTCGCGGCCCACGGCTCCGACGCGGCGGCCGCCTGGACCGCCGACCGTACGATCGACGCCACCGACCGCTACGTGCTGCCCGGTGGCGTCGACGCCCACACCCACATGGAGCTGCCCTTCGGCGGCACCTTCGCCTCCGACACCTTCGAGACGGGCACCCGCGCCGCCGCCTGGGGCGGCACCACCACCATCGTCGACTTCGCCGTCCAGAGCGTCGGCCACACTCTGCGCGAGGGACTCGACGCCTGGTACGCCAAGGCCGACGGCAACTGCGCGATCGACTACGCCTTCCACATGATCCTCTCCGACGTCAACGAGCACACGCTCAAGGAGATGGACCGGCTCGTCCAGGAGGGGATCACCTCCTTCAAGCTCTTCATGGCCTACCCCGGCGTCTTCTACAGCGACGACGGCAAGATCCTGCGCGCCATGCAGCGATCCGCCGACAACGGCGGGCTGATCATGATGCACGCCGAGAACGGCATCGCCATCGACGTCCTCGTCGAGCAGGCCCTCGCGCGCGGCGAGACCGACCCGCGCTACCACGGGGAGGTCCGCAAGGCGCTCCTGGAGGCGGAGGCCACCCATCGGGCGATCCAGCTGGCCCGGGTGGCGGGCGCGCCGCTGTACGTCGTGCACGTCTCGGCGGAGGAGGCGGTCGCCGAGATCGCGGCGGCCCGCGACAAGGGGCTGCCCGTCTTCGGCGAGACCTGTCCCCAGTACCTCTTCCTCTCCACCGACAACCTCGCGGAGCCGGGCTTCGAGGGCGCGAAGTACGTGTGCAGCACCCCGCTCCGGCCGCAGGAACACCAGGCGGCGCTCTGGCGGGGACTGCGGACGAACGACCTCCAGGTGGTGTCGACCGACCACTGCCCGTTCTGCTTCACCGGCCAGAAGGACCTCGGGCGCGGCGACTTCTCCAAGATCCCCAACGGGCTCCCCGGGGTGGAGAACCGCATGGACCTCCTTCACCAGGCCGTCGTCGACGGGCACATCTCGCGCCGCCGCTGGATCGAGATCGCCTGCGCCACCCCGGCAAGGATGTTCGGCCTCTACCCGCAGAAGGGCACGATCGCCCCGGGCGCCGACGCCGATGTCGTGATCTACGACCCGCACGCCGTCCAGACCCTGTCCGTGGAGACCCACCACATGAACGTCGACTACTCGGCGTACGAGGGGAAGACGGTCACCGGCCAGGTCGAGACCGTCCTCTCGCGGGGCGAGGTCGTCATCGAGCAGCGCAAGTACGTCGGCAACGCCGGCCACGGCACGTTCGTGCCGCGTTCCACCTGTCAGTACCTGAACTAG
- a CDS encoding serine protease codes for MARAKRLLAAVAGAVLTVSPLGIAPPAQAVVGGQEARPHQYPFMAGLVDVLERRVMCGGALIGDRYVLTAAHCLTGSYSDPTRVGVLLGDHDLTTGSDSPHALLAAPARFVPHPEYDPGTQRNDIALVELAEPLALNRHVRPIELPAASAPGSTDGTRVEVPGWGTTSFGGRTSDVLRTVALTTMTNSDCADRGMAQITPSQICTYAPGRDTCQYDSGGPLVRLVRGRPYVVGLVSYGKECATDTPAVNTRVRSYLSWIERTIGRLPRAS; via the coding sequence GTGGCACGGGCGAAGAGGTTGCTGGCGGCGGTCGCGGGCGCGGTGCTCACGGTGAGCCCGCTCGGGATCGCGCCGCCCGCGCAGGCGGTGGTCGGCGGACAGGAGGCACGGCCGCACCAGTACCCCTTCATGGCGGGACTCGTGGACGTCCTCGAACGGCGGGTGATGTGCGGCGGGGCACTGATCGGTGACCGCTACGTCCTCACCGCCGCCCACTGTCTGACGGGCTCGTACAGCGATCCCACGCGGGTGGGCGTACTGCTCGGCGACCACGACCTGACGACCGGATCCGACAGCCCCCACGCGCTCCTGGCCGCGCCCGCCCGCTTCGTCCCGCACCCGGAGTACGACCCCGGCACCCAGCGGAACGACATCGCCCTGGTCGAGCTCGCCGAGCCCCTCGCCCTCAACCGCCATGTGCGCCCGATCGAGCTGCCCGCGGCGTCCGCACCCGGCAGCACCGACGGCACCCGGGTCGAGGTGCCGGGCTGGGGCACCACCTCGTTCGGCGGCCGCACGTCCGACGTGCTGCGGACCGTGGCCCTCACCACCATGACCAACTCGGACTGTGCTGACCGTGGCATGGCCCAGATCACCCCCAGCCAGATCTGCACGTACGCCCCCGGGCGGGACACCTGCCAGTACGACTCCGGCGGCCCGCTTGTCCGGTTGGTCCGGGGACGGCCGTACGTCGTCGGCCTGGTGTCCTACGGCAAGGAGTGCGCCACCGACACCCCTGCCGTGAACACCCGCGTGCGCTCCTACCTCAGCTGGATCGAGCGGACGATCGGCCGGCTCCCCCGCGCCTCATGA
- a CDS encoding NAD(P)/FAD-dependent oxidoreductase — MTSMLDAVVVGAGPNGLTAAVELARRGFSVAVFEAKPTVGGGARTEELTLPGFRHDPCSAVHPLGAGSPVFGTMPLKRYGLEWLHPELPMAHPWDDGTAAVLARSVAETAASFGPRDAGAYRRLVAPFAGKWDTLARDFMQLPLTALPRDPVTLARFGLVGLPPATWLMRRFQDEKARGLFAGLVAHVIAPLGGFATGAVGLVFALAAHAGGWPVPRGGSQSISDALTAYLKDLGGAVHTDFEVKRLDDLPPARAYVFDTSPTALARIAGFGGHYDHYRYGASAFKIDYALDGPVPWTAEEARRAGTVQVGATAGEIDTALHQASTGTAPDVPFLITAQPSVVDPSRAPEGKHVFWAYGHVPNGWTGDLTDAIERQIERFAPGFRDRVLARATAGPPQLAERNANYIGGDIACGAARGLQLVLRPTLSLRPYATPHPAVFLCSSATPPGPGVHGMSGHNAAKAVWRLLRASAHKN, encoded by the coding sequence GTGACGTCGATGCTCGATGCCGTCGTCGTGGGGGCGGGGCCCAACGGACTGACCGCCGCCGTCGAACTGGCCCGCCGCGGCTTCTCCGTGGCCGTCTTCGAAGCGAAGCCGACCGTCGGCGGGGGCGCCAGGACCGAGGAGCTCACCCTCCCCGGCTTCCGCCACGATCCCTGCTCCGCCGTGCATCCCCTCGGAGCCGGCTCGCCGGTCTTCGGGACGATGCCGCTGAAGCGGTACGGACTTGAGTGGCTCCACCCCGAACTGCCCATGGCCCACCCCTGGGACGACGGCACGGCCGCCGTCCTCGCCCGCTCGGTCGCCGAGACCGCCGCCTCCTTCGGGCCGCGCGACGCGGGCGCGTACCGCAGGCTCGTTGCCCCCTTCGCCGGCAAGTGGGACACCCTCGCCCGGGACTTCATGCAGCTGCCGCTCACCGCGCTGCCCCGCGACCCGGTCACCCTGGCGCGCTTCGGCCTCGTCGGACTGCCGCCGGCCACCTGGCTGATGCGCCGCTTCCAGGACGAGAAGGCGCGAGGACTGTTCGCCGGGCTCGTCGCCCATGTCATCGCCCCGCTCGGCGGCTTCGCCACCGGCGCCGTCGGCCTGGTCTTCGCGCTCGCCGCCCACGCCGGCGGCTGGCCCGTGCCCCGCGGCGGCTCGCAGTCCATCTCCGACGCCCTCACCGCGTACCTCAAGGACCTCGGCGGCGCCGTCCACACCGACTTCGAGGTCAAGCGGCTCGACGACCTGCCGCCCGCCCGCGCCTACGTCTTCGACACCTCGCCCACGGCCCTCGCCCGGATCGCCGGGTTCGGCGGCCACTACGACCACTACCGGTACGGCGCCAGCGCGTTCAAGATCGACTACGCCCTGGACGGCCCCGTCCCGTGGACCGCCGAGGAGGCCAGGCGCGCCGGAACCGTCCAGGTCGGCGCCACCGCGGGCGAGATCGACACCGCCCTGCACCAGGCCTCCACCGGCACCGCCCCCGACGTGCCCTTCCTCATCACCGCCCAGCCCAGCGTCGTCGACCCCTCCCGCGCCCCCGAGGGCAAGCACGTGTTCTGGGCGTACGGCCATGTGCCGAACGGCTGGACGGGCGACCTCACCGACGCGATCGAGCGTCAGATCGAGCGCTTCGCCCCCGGCTTCCGCGACCGCGTCCTGGCCCGCGCCACCGCGGGACCGCCCCAACTCGCCGAGCGCAACGCCAACTACATCGGTGGCGACATCGCCTGCGGTGCCGCCCGCGGACTCCAGCTCGTCCTGCGCCCCACGCTCTCGCTCCGCCCCTACGCCACCCCGCACCCGGCGGTCTTCCTCTGCTCCTCCGCGACCCCGCCCGGCCCCGGCGTGCACGGCATGTCCGGGCACAACGCGGCGAAGGCGGTCTGGCGCCTGCTGCGCGCCTCCGCCCACAAAAATTAG